A region from the Vicia villosa cultivar HV-30 ecotype Madison, WI linkage group LG3, Vvil1.0, whole genome shotgun sequence genome encodes:
- the LOC131656675 gene encoding non-specific lipid-transfer protein A-like, with protein MSSQKTVGVMLVLCMVMTTTLHASEMDDVSCSEAILSLWPCLPFLEGSLPPTPSADCCTGATNLFNKANTTPIKRKVCQCLKDASAKFGVKPDRAAQLPQLCHIQLPFPISPSPDCSKIE; from the exons ATGTCAAGCCAAAAAACTGTCGGTGTAATGTTGGTCTTATGCATGGTGATGACGACAACATTACATGCAAGTGAAATGGATGATGTATCATGTTCAGAGGCAATTTTATCTCTATGGCCATGTCTACCTTTTCTGGAAGGTTCTCTTCCACCAACACCGTCTGCTGATTGTTGCACTGGAGCTACAAATTTGTTCAATAAGGCAAACACAACTCCTATTAAGAGAAAAGTCTGCCAGTGTCTCAAAGATGCTTCTGCTAAATTTGGAGTTAAACCAGACAGGGCTGCACAACTTCCACAACTTTGTCACATTCAATTGCCTTTTCCAATTAGTCCTTCTCCTGATTGTAGCAA GATTGAATGA